From a single Phocoena sinus isolate mPhoSin1 chromosome 1, mPhoSin1.pri, whole genome shotgun sequence genomic region:
- the ERRFI1 gene encoding ERBB receptor feedback inhibitor 1, with protein MSMAGVAAQEIRVPLKTGFLHDGQALGSLKACWGGRGEFENDFLNIDPITMAYSLNSTAEHLTSIGRASRSAPMNGSHFPEHGPSAKSRLPPLIIPPSEGWGQQEEGRVACGLKKLAVNGVCASTPPLTPIKTPPSLFPGVAPCERGSRPLPPLPISEDLSLDETDCEVEFLTSSDTDFLLEDCAISEFRADGPGRRSFRGCGQINYAYFDTPAVSAADLSQAHDQAAEGTSANPPLPQAHRRLRRSHSGPAGSFNKPAIRISSYVHRASPNSDDDKPEVPPRVPIPPRPAKPDYRRWSAEVTSSTYSDEDRPPKVPPREPLSRSNSRTPSPKSLPSYLNGVMPPTQSFAPDPKYVSSKALQRQHSEGATGKVPCILPIIENGKKVSSTHYYLLPERPPYLDKYEKFFREAEETHASTPIQPFPADGGVFSAPEKLDLRPRVDLAGHVKRRHFSYVVSP; from the exons ATGTCCATGGCCGGAGTCGCTGCTCAGGAGATCAGAGTCCCGTTAAAAACCGGGTTTCTGCACGATGGCCAAGCCCTGGGGAGCCTGAAGGCCTGCTGGGGGGGCCGCGGCGAGTTTGAGAA CGACTTTTTGAACATCGACCCCATAACCATGGCCTACAGTCTGAACTCGACGGCGGAGCACCTAACATCCATAG GGCGCGCTTCCAGGTCTGCTCCGATGAACGGCAGCCACTTTCCGGAGCACGGCCCCTCCGCCAAGTCTCGCCTGCCCCCTCTCATCATCCCCCCGAGTGAAGGCTgggggcagcaggaggagggTCGGGTGGCGTGTGGATTGAAGAAGCTGGCAGTGAACGGGGTCTGTGCCTCCACGCCCCCGCTCACCCCCATCAAGACGCCCCCGTCCCTCTTCCCTGGCGTGGCTCCCTGCGAGCGGGGCTCTAGGCCCCTGCCACCACTGCCCATCTCCGAAGACCTCTCCCTGGACGAGACGGACTGCGAGGTCGAGTTCCTGACCAGCTCGGACACGGACTTCCTTCTAGAAGACTGCGCGATCTCCGAGTTCAGAGCCGACGGCCCTGGCAGGCGCAGCTTCCGAGGGTGCGGACAGATCAACTATGCGTATTTCGATACCCCGGCCGTCTCGGCCGCGGATCTCAGCCAGGCGCACGACCAGGCTGCCGAGGGGACGAGTGCCAACCCCCCTCTGCCCCAGGCCCACCGGAGACTGAGGAGGTCTCACTCAGGCCCCGCAGGGTCCTTTAACAAGCCGGCCATCAGGATCTCCAGCTACGTGCACAGGGCTTCTCCCAACTCCGATGACGACAAGCCCGAGGTGCCCCCCCGGGTCCCCATCCCTCCCCGGCCGGCCAAGCCGGACTACAGAAGGTGGTCGGCCGAAGTCACTTCCAGCACCTACAGCGACGAGGACAGGCCCCCCAAAGTCCCGCCGAGAGAACCCTTGTCCCGGAGTAACTCCCGCACCCCGAGCCCCAAAAGTCTCCCGTCTTACCTCAACGGGGTCATGCCCCCCACGCAGAGCTTTGCCCCCGACCCCAAGTATGTGAGCAGCAAAGCCCTGCAGAGACAGCACAGCGAGGGGGCCACCGGTAAGGTGCCCTGCATCCTGCCCATCATTGAAAACGGGAAGAAGGTGAGCTCAACCCATTATTACCTGCTCCCCGAGAGGCCGCCCTACCTGGACAAATACGAAAAGTTCTTTAGGGAAGCAGAAGAGACACACGCGAGCACCCCCATCCAGCCCTTCCCTGCCGACGGTGGCGTCTTTTCGGCCCCAGAAAAGCTGGACTTGAGACCAAGAGTGGATCTGGCAGGCCACGTGAAGCGCAGACATTTCTCCTACGTGGTTTCCCCTTAG